The Sphingomonas sanxanigenens DSM 19645 = NX02 genome includes a region encoding these proteins:
- a CDS encoding GntR family transcriptional regulator yields MTALESDDSPIYLRLRGIIVAAILDGAYREGDQLPSVRAFAAEHGANPLTVAKAYQTFQDDGYVTVRRGVGMFVAPGAVGRLRDAERAQFLERVWPRVKAQIDRVGLDAEDLLDRAHA; encoded by the coding sequence ATGACAGCGCTTGAGAGCGACGACAGCCCGATCTACCTCCGCCTGCGCGGCATCATCGTTGCCGCCATCCTCGACGGTGCCTATCGCGAGGGCGACCAGCTTCCCTCGGTGCGCGCCTTCGCCGCCGAACATGGCGCCAATCCGCTGACCGTGGCCAAGGCCTATCAGACCTTCCAGGACGATGGCTATGTTACGGTGCGCCGCGGCGTCGGCATGTTCGTTGCGCCGGGTGCGGTGGGGCGGCTGCGCGATGCCGAACGCGCGCAGTTCCTCGAGCGGGTGTGGCCGCGCGTCAAAGCGCAGATCGACCGTGTCGGTCTCGACGCCGAAGACCTGCTCGACCGCGCGCACGCCTGA
- a CDS encoding alpha/beta hydrolase — translation MSTLGAVAARAGLTGPALLDLADRLAPGGPRIRRRVAGAAYGPAPRQRLDLWRAAGARGPQPVLVFFYGGGWSAGERRHYGFAARAFAALGFTVVVPDYRLVPAIHFPAFVEDAAAALRWVADHAAAHGGDPARILLAGHSAGAHIAALVALDPGYAQAAGIEPRSIRGVAGLAGPYDFFPFDVPASIAAFGRAPDPRLTQPIHFARRDAPPLWLATGTADTVVRPRNSQALVAALTSAGGSAVYRDYAGLDHAGIVMALAKPFRARAPVLAESAAFLMRAAFAD, via the coding sequence ATGTCCACACTCGGCGCCGTCGCCGCGCGCGCGGGGCTGACCGGCCCGGCGCTGCTCGACCTCGCCGACCGGCTGGCGCCCGGCGGGCCGCGCATCCGGCGACGGGTTGCCGGCGCGGCTTATGGCCCGGCGCCGCGCCAGCGGCTGGACCTGTGGCGCGCGGCGGGCGCGCGAGGGCCGCAGCCGGTGCTGGTCTTCTTCTATGGCGGCGGCTGGAGCGCGGGCGAGCGCCGCCATTACGGGTTCGCGGCGCGGGCGTTCGCGGCGCTGGGCTTCACCGTCGTCGTCCCCGACTATCGCCTCGTACCGGCAATCCACTTCCCCGCCTTCGTCGAGGATGCGGCCGCGGCGTTGCGCTGGGTGGCGGATCATGCCGCGGCGCATGGCGGCGACCCGGCGCGCATCCTGCTCGCGGGCCATTCGGCGGGGGCGCACATCGCCGCGCTGGTCGCGCTCGATCCCGGCTATGCGCAGGCGGCGGGGATCGAGCCGCGATCCATCCGGGGCGTCGCGGGGCTCGCCGGACCCTATGACTTCTTCCCCTTCGACGTGCCCGCCTCGATCGCCGCCTTCGGCCGCGCGCCCGACCCGCGCCTCACCCAGCCGATCCACTTCGCCCGCCGCGATGCGCCGCCGCTCTGGCTGGCGACGGGCACCGCCGACACCGTGGTCCGCCCGCGCAACAGCCAGGCGCTGGTCGCAGCGCTGACGTCCGCGGGCGGCAGCGCGGTCTATCGAGACTATGCCGGGCTCGACCATGCCGGGATCGTGATGGCGCTGGCCAAGCCGTTTCGCGCCAGGGCGCCGGTGCTCGCAG
- a CDS encoding metallophosphoesterase family protein, with amino-acid sequence MTKLYHISDLHFGMEDRIALDWFQNEVRAERPDAVIVTGDLTMRARAQEFAAAAAWLEALAVPVTVEVGNHDLPYLNPLARFATPYRRYRRLERMIERPLDLDGVTLVPLKTTARAQWRLNWSKGKVSGRSLSAALDLTRAAPAGHVVLVACHHPLIEAGTRSSARTHGGSAALDRLAAAGAHAVLTGHVHDPFDVAHEVAGRTVRLIGAGTLSERIRDTAPSYNVLRIVQGAIELDVRALGTAAQPMPQLRTD; translated from the coding sequence ATGACCAAGCTCTACCATATCAGCGATCTCCATTTCGGCATGGAGGATCGGATCGCGCTCGACTGGTTCCAGAACGAGGTGCGCGCCGAGCGGCCCGACGCGGTGATCGTCACCGGTGACCTCACGATGCGCGCGCGCGCGCAGGAATTCGCGGCGGCGGCGGCCTGGCTGGAAGCGCTGGCGGTGCCGGTCACGGTGGAGGTCGGCAACCATGACCTGCCCTATCTCAACCCGCTGGCGCGCTTCGCCACGCCCTACAGGCGCTACCGTCGGTTGGAGCGGATGATCGAACGCCCGCTCGACCTCGACGGCGTGACCCTGGTGCCGCTCAAGACGACGGCGCGCGCGCAGTGGCGGCTCAACTGGTCCAAGGGCAAGGTCAGCGGCCGCAGCCTCTCCGCCGCGCTGGACCTGACGCGGGCGGCCCCCGCCGGTCATGTCGTGCTGGTCGCCTGCCATCATCCGCTGATCGAGGCGGGCACGCGATCGAGCGCGCGGACCCATGGCGGCTCCGCAGCGCTGGACCGGCTTGCCGCCGCGGGCGCGCATGCGGTGCTGACCGGCCATGTCCATGATCCGTTCGACGTCGCGCACGAGGTGGCGGGCCGCACCGTGCGGCTGATCGGCGCGGGCACGCTGTCCGAACGCATCCGCGACACCGCGCCGTCCTATAATGTGCTGCGGATCGTGCAGGGCGCAATCGAACTCGACGTGCGCGCGCTCGGCACGGCGGCGCAGCCGATGCCGCAGCTCAGGACGGACTGA